Sequence from the Deltaproteobacteria bacterium genome:
ACGGCTACGCGACGACTTTATCAAAGATTCGATTCGCGGCGTGACACGCTGGAATAAAGTATTGGAACGCAATGGGGTTGAGACTCGCTTGCAGGTCCCACATAAAGCTTTCAATCGACGCATCGGTAGTTTCGCGTCTTTACGCATCGCACCTGACGGACGCGTGGTTTCAGATGCTGAATGGAATGCAAACGCCAGGAACTGGCTGCCAACTGACGAAGACCGTGCATATGCAACCTCGCTGATGGGGCGTGTCGTTGCGCCTGGAAAATTTGCCAACTGGATTGCGCCACCGGCCTCTGGCATCAAAGGCAAGCCCGTGGACTTTGAGTATGTGCGGTTCAATTAGGAGGACCTCACCCCTGGCCCTCTCTCGTACCGTGTCTCGCAAGTTCATTAGTGGTGAAATCGTAGGGCGCGTACCACGCGCCAGTCAGTTGGCGCGCTTCGCACACCCTACGACTGCTCACGAAGTTATGAGACACGGTACTAAATCGGACCATAAAAGATTGGCACCCTCGCGCTGTCACCCTGAGTGAAACGAAGGGTCTCTCTGAGAGATTCTTCGCTGCGCTTAGAATGACACGATGTGGAGTCTGGAGTGTAACGTGTACGAATGTTCTCAGGTCTGATTGAGGACTGGCGAGGGAAAGAAAAAAATAGAACGGAAACGATATGAACAAAGAAGTATTCGCGCTTGACCCGTACTTAGAACGTCTGCACTACACCGGACCAGTCCAGGCAACCGAAGATCGCCTCGAAGCTCTCCATCGTGCCCAGGCGTATACCATTCCCTTCGAGAACTTCGATATCTTATTGGGACGTGGCATCAACCTCGATCCGACTGCCCTATTCGACAAACTGGTCCGCCACCAACGCGGTGGCTACTTGTCAGGTCTCATAACATCGCGCACTAAGAATTCGTCGAATTTCTTGGATTTTTGCACAAAAATGAGTACGCGATGTCATGAGACTCGACAGCTACTGCTTTGAATTGAACGGTTTGTTCCTCATGGCCTTGCAGGCTTTTGGCTTCGACGCACGCCCTCTCCTCGCTCGCGTACACTTACGTGGGGAACCTACAGCTCGCACCCATGAACTCATCCTCGTCACTGCTCACGGACGACAATGGATCGCTGATGTCGGATTTGGTGGTCCTGGTCTGCGTGCGCCCATTCCTTTCGAGCTGAATCACCCCACGACCCAGGACGGCCTGACCTTCCAGCTGGTTGACGCTGGTCCCTACGGCATGATGTTGCAATCACAGAAAGATGGCCAGTGGATCAATCTCTACAGTTTCGATTTAGGCCATGTTTTTCCCGCAGACGTTGCCCTGGGCAATCACTTCACGTCGACGCATCCCCAATCGTTCTTCACCTTCGCCCGTGTTGCTGCACTGCCTCGTCCAAACGGTCGCGTGGCCTTGTTTAACTGTTCCCTCACCCACCTCACTCCTGAGAACGAGTACGACCAACTACTTAGCGAAGGCCAACCGTACCTCAGCGCTTTAAAAACCTTCTTCGGCATTGAACTCGAAGTGCCATACGAAGCGATCCGCCCTCTGCCACAGCCCTAAGTGGGCTCCTGTTCCAAGAGATGGGCGTACTTGCTTTGACGATCAGGACCGAAGGCTTGATGAAACAAGAGGCGATCCAGTTCATGCGGATCGTTATCACACTCAGCCTCTAACTGCTTGAGATGCACAGGAGACAGGCTGCGCTTATAGGTGAGAAACAGACTGCGATCTTCCTCCGTAAAAAGATCGTATAAACGTGGGCGGTGGATTCCTAATGTCGCAGGTTTTGGCGTCAGTGCTCGCTCGAACACTTCGAAAATGCTTGCCCGTTTTGCTTGGAAGGTAACAATCACAAGCTTTCGTCGCGTGAGACTTTTGAGGGAACGTTTCAATGTCGAACGTGAGACATGAGCCGAAGCGGCAAGGTCGTCGTAACGCACAGCACATGTCCCCTGCCCTCCACTGAGATGCCAGAGACGCAGGTAGATCGCCTGTTCTGCTGGCGTCAGGTGGCTCAGGATCGAATGGATAAGCGTTGGGAGATCCATTCCGCACTCATTCCTAACGACGACGAAAGACGTTTATAAAAGTTACTTCATCAGCCTGCGAATCAAACGCATAGTGGATAACAAACGGTCCCGAGCGACACAACCAGCTCGGATGCTGAGGATCGTAGAAACTTTGCACGCGTTGTACCGCCTGTGGGTTACGAATGATAGCAGCAAGTAAGGCATCGAAAATTTCCAGATCGGCTGGACTCATATCGGGCTCCAAGGCTTGAAAGTCTCGAGTAAACTGCGGCGTGAGCGTATAAGTGCTCATGCTTTTTTCTTTCGCCGAGCAGATGTCTTCGTAAAAGTACGGAGCGAAGCGGCAGAGAGCAGAGATGATTGAGATGGGCGGAGCAGTTGTCCCCGCTGTACCTCATTCCAGCCTTGTTGCAACGCCGCACGGCGGCCAGGATCTTGTAACACCCAGGCTAAGTCTTCGAGCAGTGCATAGCGTTCACAATTGACCAGTACCGCTCGTGGCTGCCCATGTTTCGTGATCACAACGCGATCTGCCCCTTGGAGGTGTTCAACTAAGTCGAGTAATTCGCGACGGGCTTCGGTCACATTCAAGTAACGATCCATAGCTATGTCTCTCCGCACACTTTTATGTACATGAGTATAGACATAAGCAAAAGATCGCACAATCCATACTTTTCCACATTGGTATCGAACCTCAGCGCTGAGGGCTGCGACAGATAGAGAAAAAAATTTTTCCACTGAGAGCTTGACGCTCAATGAATCGATCTTACATTTCCTTCAGGAACAATGAGCGCCGGCGCCGGCAGTTACAGTAAGAAAATGAGGAGGTCACTACATGGCACTTATTCGCTTCTCTCCACGCTTCAGTCCGCTCGATGCATTGCTGAGTCTCCAGCGCGAACTCGACCGCGCATTTGAAAGCCCCACCGCTGGCTTTGATCTTGGAGTATCAGGTCGAGGGGTATTTCCGCCAACCAACGTCTTCAGCGATAAAGAAGGCTACATTGTCCGCATGGAAGTCCCTGGTATTGCGCCCGAGGCGCTGGCGATTGAAGGTCACGGACGAACCCTGACCATCAGCGGCAAGCGCGAGACGGCTGCACCCGAAGGAGCCAGCTTCCATCGCCATGAACGCAGCGGCGGGGAATTCTCTCGCTCGCTCCAGTTGCCCAGCGATCTCGACCTGTCAAAGGCAGAGGCAACGTGTAAACATGGCATGTTGACCGTGCGTATTCCTAAGAAGGAAGAGGCAAAGCCACGCCAGATTGAAATTAAAGCTGCGTAACGAATGCAGAACAGAGAAGCAGGAGGCACGTAGGCTATGACAGACAAAAAACTCTCTACCTATAAAAAACAAGAGATGACAGACAATGAACCGACGCGTCCAGGACGGACGTATGTTCCAGAGGTCGACATCTATGAGACGGCTGACAGCTTGTGGTTACGAGCAGATATGCCCGGGGTCGACGAACAGTCGATTGAGGTCCATGTGAACGAAGGTGTGCTGTCGATCGAAGGGCAAGTTGAGGTGAAAGACTACGAGAATCTTGCTCCGGTCTACACGGAATACAATGTCGGTAACTATTCCCGTCGGTTCACGTTGGCGAACACCATCGATACCGAACGCATCAGTGCGCGGATGAAAAACGGCGTACTCGAACTCGAATTACCGAAAGCCGAGAAAGCCAAACCGCGCCGGATCGCCATCTCGGCCAGTTAAATCCCTCGGGGCGTTTCCTACGAGACGCCCCCTTTTTTCCTTTTCTTATCTCTCGATATTCCCGAATCCTTAGCATGCGCTGTGTGCACGAATACCATAGCTGGCTACGCGAGCTCGTCTTTTCCATCATAAAAACCTCCCTCTAAAAGCTCCCTTCCTGTGCTACAGTGCCTGCCACTCTCGCCAGAACAACAGAGGTACTATGAGCCAGATCGGTCCGAGCCCACAAGCATTACGTCAGGCATTCCACGAAGCGAGCGATTGGGTCGCTTCGTATCTTGAGCACGTTGGAGAACTGCCAGTGCTGTCGCGAGTCACTCCAGGTGAAATTGCGAGAGCACTACCACAATCCGCCCCACAGCAGGGAGAGTCATTCGAAACGATTCTCAAAGACATCGATCGGTTGATCTTGCCTGGTATCACCCATTGGAATCACCCGTCGTTTTTCGCCTATTTTGGTATCACCGGTTCTGGACCGGGTATCGTCGGTGAGTTGATCGCCTCCGCACTCAATGTGAATGCTATGCTCTGGCGTACCTCTCCAGCAGCAACCGAATTGGAGCAGCGTACGTTACGATGGGTCGCCGAGATGATCGGCTTACCGACCAACTGGTTCGGCGAGATCACCGATACCGCCTCAGCTTCAACGTTGTATGCCTTAGCTGCGGCGCGCGAAGCCGCCAATCTTGATATTCGTGAACGCGGTATGGCTGGACGCAACGACCTTCTACCACTCGCGATCTATTGTTCAACCCAAACGCATAGTTCAATTGACAAAGCCGCCATCGCCCTTGGCATTGGTCGGCAATGGACCCGGCACATCGACACTGACAGCGAATTTCGTATGCGTCCCGACCTTCTCGAAAAAGCGATTCGTGACGATGTTGCTGCTGGCGTCAAACCGCTTGCTGTCGTTGCCACCGTCGGAACGACGTCAACCACGAGCATCGATCCAGTACCGGCAATAGCAGACATTTGCCAGCGCTATGGACTCTGGCTTCATGTCGATGCCGCCTATGGAGGCGCAGCGGCGGTGGTTCCGTCTCATCGTCACGTGCTTGCGGGCTGCGATCGTGCCGATTCGTTTCTGGTCAACCCACACAAGTGGTTACTGACCCCGATCGACTGCAGCTTGCTCTACACACGTCGACCTGACGATCTCAAGCGCGCCTTCTCTCTCGTCGCAGAATATCTTCGTACTGACGAATCAGATGTCATCAACTTGATGGATTATGGGTTATCGCTCGGACGAAGATTTCGCTCGCTCAAACTGTGGATGGTGATTCGCGCCTACGGTAGGGATGGATTAGCGCAGATTATTGAAGGCCACATTAAAGAGGCGCAGTGGCTTGCCACACAAATTGATACCACACCAGGGTGGGAACGGCTTGCGCCGGTACCGTTCTCAACCGTCTGTTTTCGTCACGTGCCGACCGGAAAGACAGATCTCGAAGTCCACAACACTGCGATTATCGACGCAGTCAACGCCAGTGGCAAAGCGTTCCTTTCTCACACCAAATTAAACGGGCAGTATGCGATCCGGGTCGCGATTGGCAATCAGGCCACGACTCATGAGCACGTGGTGCGAGTGTGGGAATTGTTGCGGGAGGCAGCAAAGCGCGAGCGCTAAGCGGGCACAGGATTTTCCGTTCATGCTTCGACGAGCTCCGCACGAACGGAAAGCAGGCAGCGACATACCCACTTTTCTGTTCACTCCGAACCCATCAAGGACAATGACGTCGAGTTATTAGTTGTTTATTTGCGTCCTTCGACTTCGCTGCGCTACACAGTCAACCACACCCACGCGCTCTCCCCTCATTCTGTCCTTCTCCCCGCAGGGGAGAAGGGACCTCTCTTCATACATGCAGAGCGAGTGCCGAACACGATATTGTGCCATTGCCCATCAAGGGGAGTTAATCCCTCTCCAACCACACATCCGGTTTCGGGTTGACGCCATGTTTCACACAGCTCGCGTCGATCGCTTTCATATCAGCGTCGCTGATCGACCAACCTAGCGCACCGAGATTGTCATTGACTTCGCTGACGTTCCGGCAGCCAACCAAAGCGGTACTCACAACCGGATTTGACAATGTCCAGCGCAGTGCAAATTGCGGCAAGGTCTTTTGGTACTTCGCTGCTAGCGCTTTAAGGTCTTCCACCACTTTGAGGTTCTGAGAGAAGTATTCTGGCCCAAATAAATGTTGGAAGAGATTGATCGCACCCATGCGACCGCGACGTGCACGCCAATCGTCACCACCAAAATCGGTGCTCTCGGATAAAGTTCCGGTGAGAAGCCCATACGCGAGTGACCCGTACGCCATAACGCCAATATTGTGTTCTTTGCAATAAGGAAAAATCTCTTTCTCCATGCGCTGGTCAAAAATGTTCCAACAGTACTGCGCAACATCAACTCGGCGCGTGTGCATACTCGTTTTGATCTGCTCAAGTCGAAAGTTGGAAATGCCAACCGCGCGAGCTTTCCCTTGTTTCACGATATCGTCGAGAGCACGTAAGGTTTCATCTAACGGTGTGTTTGCATCCGGCCAATGCACCATGTAGACATCGACATAATCGGTATTTAGATTCTGTAAACTCTTCTCTATCGACGCCATTGCTCGCGCTCGACCACTGTCTCGAAAATTTGGTGCCTCTTTGTAGCCAATGCCAAACTTTGTCACGACCACGGCCTCTTTGCGGCGAGCACCAAGTGCCTTGGCCAACGACTTTTCGGATGCGCCGAAGCCATAGGCTTCGGCGGTATCAAAGCAATTGACCCCGAGATCCAATGCGCGATGCACCGCTTGAATGAACTGCTCCTCCTCGATTGAGCCGTAGCCTCCACCGATCTCCCAACAGCCAAAACCGATCGCTGACACGTGGATTCCTGTGTTCCCGAATGGTCGATATTCCATAGTCATGTTCTCCAACGGATCTCCTGACGATAGGATCCCTTTCCATATTAGATCATAAGATGATCCCACCACCCAGGAAAGTAAACCTCCTAAGTCCAGCCGCCATGTAACAACATCTCAACAGCCTACATCAACTCGGAACATGCACAGGATGGCTCACTCCGTCTCGCGACCGGGAGATTCACTTCGTGTGAATATTTGCCGACGCGATGGCTCATCCTGAGATTAATCTTTGTAGTTTTCGTAAAAAATATAATTGGTCGAATAATCACTAATTTCGAAGTAGATTTTCTTCTCACCGTTATCGACACGGAAGTTAAAATTTTCATCGACGTAACCATAACCGAAGCGATAGGCACGCGGCATGTTGTCAGTCGTGCCGTGCGCGGTGGTCAGTTTATCGATCTTAATGATGCGCATGGCAATCTTCTCTCCGGCGAACACATCGAGCACGCCATCGGTTCCCGTCCAATTCTGAATCGAACGACCAAGTTGGTTTTGCGACTCCTGAGTGCAACTCGTGAGGCTCAGGACGAAGAGGCAACTCAGCGTAAGCAGTCCACTTTTCACTGTCGATACGGTCATGACACGATCCTCCTGATTGCAGCCCGAACTGACGTCTCGTTCAATCAACGAAGCATCCCTGTACCTCTCAGACCGTAGCGTGCCCAGGCAGTAGCATCAACCATAGGTCACCTCAGGCACTCGCATCTTGATTCTTCACAGAGTGTCGTGTTA
This genomic interval carries:
- a CDS encoding arylamine N-acetyltransferase, which codes for MNKEVFALDPYLERLHYTGPVQATEDRLEALHRAQAYTIPFENFDILLGRGINLDPTALFDKLVRHQRGGYLSGLITSRTKNSSNFLDFCTKMSTRCHETRQLLL
- a CDS encoding arylamine N-acetyltransferase; the encoded protein is MRLDSYCFELNGLFLMALQAFGFDARPLLARVHLRGEPTARTHELILVTAHGRQWIADVGFGGPGLRAPIPFELNHPTTQDGLTFQLVDAGPYGMMLQSQKDGQWINLYSFDLGHVFPADVALGNHFTSTHPQSFFTFARVAALPRPNGRVALFNCSLTHLTPENEYDQLLSEGQPYLSALKTFFGIELEVPYEAIRPLPQP
- a CDS encoding type II toxin-antitoxin system Phd/YefM family antitoxin produces the protein MDRYLNVTEARRELLDLVEHLQGADRVVITKHGQPRAVLVNCERYALLEDLAWVLQDPGRRAALQQGWNEVQRGQLLRPSQSSLLSAASLRTFTKTSARRKKKA
- a CDS encoding Hsp20/alpha crystallin family protein, which gives rise to MALIRFSPRFSPLDALLSLQRELDRAFESPTAGFDLGVSGRGVFPPTNVFSDKEGYIVRMEVPGIAPEALAIEGHGRTLTISGKRETAAPEGASFHRHERSGGEFSRSLQLPSDLDLSKAEATCKHGMLTVRIPKKEEAKPRQIEIKAA
- a CDS encoding Hsp20/alpha crystallin family protein, whose protein sequence is MTDKKLSTYKKQEMTDNEPTRPGRTYVPEVDIYETADSLWLRADMPGVDEQSIEVHVNEGVLSIEGQVEVKDYENLAPVYTEYNVGNYSRRFTLANTIDTERISARMKNGVLELELPKAEKAKPRRIAISAS
- a CDS encoding amino acid decarboxylase: MSQIGPSPQALRQAFHEASDWVASYLEHVGELPVLSRVTPGEIARALPQSAPQQGESFETILKDIDRLILPGITHWNHPSFFAYFGITGSGPGIVGELIASALNVNAMLWRTSPAATELEQRTLRWVAEMIGLPTNWFGEITDTASASTLYALAAAREAANLDIRERGMAGRNDLLPLAIYCSTQTHSSIDKAAIALGIGRQWTRHIDTDSEFRMRPDLLEKAIRDDVAAGVKPLAVVATVGTTSTTSIDPVPAIADICQRYGLWLHVDAAYGGAAAVVPSHRHVLAGCDRADSFLVNPHKWLLTPIDCSLLYTRRPDDLKRAFSLVAEYLRTDESDVINLMDYGLSLGRRFRSLKLWMVIRAYGRDGLAQIIEGHIKEAQWLATQIDTTPGWERLAPVPFSTVCFRHVPTGKTDLEVHNTAIIDAVNASGKAFLSHTKLNGQYAIRVAIGNQATTHEHVVRVWELLREAAKRER
- a CDS encoding aldo/keto reductase — translated: MEYRPFGNTGIHVSAIGFGCWEIGGGYGSIEEEQFIQAVHRALDLGVNCFDTAEAYGFGASEKSLAKALGARRKEAVVVTKFGIGYKEAPNFRDSGRARAMASIEKSLQNLNTDYVDVYMVHWPDANTPLDETLRALDDIVKQGKARAVGISNFRLEQIKTSMHTRRVDVAQYCWNIFDQRMEKEIFPYCKEHNIGVMAYGSLAYGLLTGTLSESTDFGGDDWRARRGRMGAINLFQHLFGPEYFSQNLKVVEDLKALAAKYQKTLPQFALRWTLSNPVVSTALVGCRNVSEVNDNLGALGWSISDADMKAIDASCVKHGVNPKPDVWLERD